A genomic region of Gemmata massiliana contains the following coding sequences:
- a CDS encoding sigma-70 family RNA polymerase sigma factor: MAVEAEVEIAELLTKVRAGDQQALAELFARHRNKLRRMVQLRLDHRLAGRVSPSDVLQEAYIDALKRVDHYFEKPDQPFFGWLRLIVGQRLADVHREHLAQKRDVGQEVSINRGGPTTDSACLAACLLGNGSSPSHAAARTEAFTHLEEALNSMDALDREVLALRHFEELSNTETAALLGVQPAAASKRYVRALARLKQILETIPGFGG, from the coding sequence ATGGCCGTCGAAGCGGAAGTGGAGATCGCGGAACTGCTCACCAAGGTGCGGGCCGGCGACCAGCAAGCCCTGGCAGAACTTTTCGCGCGGCACCGGAACAAGTTGCGCCGAATGGTCCAGCTCCGGCTCGACCACCGGCTCGCGGGCCGCGTGTCACCGTCGGACGTACTCCAGGAGGCGTACATCGACGCCCTGAAGCGCGTCGACCACTACTTCGAGAAGCCGGACCAGCCGTTCTTCGGGTGGCTGCGGTTGATCGTCGGCCAGCGCCTCGCCGACGTCCACCGCGAGCACCTGGCCCAAAAGCGCGACGTGGGGCAAGAGGTGTCCATCAACCGCGGCGGGCCGACCACGGACTCGGCGTGCCTCGCGGCGTGCCTGCTCGGGAACGGGAGCAGCCCCAGCCACGCGGCAGCGCGAACGGAAGCGTTCACCCACCTGGAAGAAGCGCTCAACAGCATGGACGCGCTCGACCGCGAGGTGCTCGCGCTGCGCCACTTTGAAGAACTGAGCAACACCGAAACTGCGGCACTGCTCGGGGTTCAACCAGCCGCGGCGAGCAAGCGTTACGTCCGGGCACTGGCCCGCCTGAAACAGATCCTCGAAACGATCCCGGGCTTCGGCGGGTAA
- a CDS encoding rhodanese-like domain-containing protein, translated as MKYLVLALVFGGGYWAANVGASTANSADSQPPAAQKAAAQAPDPLANPNIDFNGYLKIAQEAAQHREKRRLTEAEFLKVSQEKGVILLDARSKEKYDILHIKGAINLSFPDIDIESLKKTLPNKDAKILIYCNNNFVNGGPPTTVRVTRDNPTGKAVGTKAVLAFPSKAPTASLNISTYIALYGYGYKNVYELGPQLDPKSSVFAFESDPK; from the coding sequence ATGAAGTACCTCGTCCTGGCGCTCGTTTTCGGGGGCGGCTATTGGGCCGCGAACGTCGGCGCTTCGACCGCGAACTCGGCCGACTCACAGCCCCCGGCCGCTCAAAAAGCCGCGGCCCAAGCACCGGACCCGCTCGCGAATCCCAACATCGATTTCAACGGTTACCTGAAGATCGCTCAGGAAGCCGCACAGCATCGCGAGAAGCGTCGGCTCACGGAAGCCGAGTTCCTCAAGGTGAGCCAGGAGAAGGGCGTGATCTTGCTCGATGCGCGGAGCAAGGAGAAGTACGACATCCTGCACATCAAAGGGGCGATCAACCTGAGTTTCCCGGACATCGACATCGAGAGCCTCAAGAAGACCCTGCCAAACAAGGACGCCAAGATCCTGATCTACTGCAACAACAATTTCGTCAACGGCGGCCCGCCCACGACCGTCCGCGTCACACGGGATAATCCCACGGGGAAGGCCGTCGGCACTAAAGCGGTCCTGGCGTTTCCGTCGAAAGCCCCGACCGCGTCGCTGAACATCTCGACCTACATCGCGCTGTACGGGTACGGTTACAAGAACGTGTACGAACTCGGGCCGCAACTCGACCCCAAGAGTTCGGTGTTCGCCTTCGAGTCCGACCCGAAGTAA
- a CDS encoding efflux RND transporter periplasmic adaptor subunit has protein sequence MSSPLSQKVNDYEDFAGRTEPYRVVELKSRVTGHLKKIHFKDGQDIEEGQPLFEIDSRIYRAQLDQATAALAKAEVHLKTATDNYDRVKGLYDKGSAAKEDYDIKAGDRAEAEGDVNVARAAVQLAATNLRYCTIRAPFDGRLDKRFVDEENLIKADDTALSTIVRLDYVYATFDVDERTVSRVRKLIEQGAVKSSREHPRMVQIALADDDTHTLSGQIVFSSNQIDAGTGTLRIRAEILNPRIPRAPWYMLSPGQFVRVRMPIGEPHDAILVPEKALGSDQGQKFLYIVNEKNEVVRRNVRVGQQYGQLRVIEDGAVKTSDKVIVDGMLRVRPGAEVNPKPAQPTKTATTDSPGSLPLAPAPRVKSLSGSL, from the coding sequence GTGAGTTCTCCACTGTCACAAAAGGTGAATGATTACGAGGATTTCGCCGGGCGCACGGAGCCGTACCGGGTCGTTGAACTCAAGTCGCGTGTGACCGGGCACCTGAAGAAGATTCACTTCAAGGACGGCCAGGACATCGAAGAGGGGCAACCGCTGTTCGAGATCGACAGCCGCATCTACCGCGCTCAACTCGATCAGGCGACGGCGGCCCTCGCCAAAGCCGAAGTTCACCTGAAAACCGCGACCGACAACTACGACCGCGTGAAGGGGCTGTACGACAAAGGGAGCGCGGCCAAAGAGGATTACGACATCAAGGCGGGCGACCGGGCCGAGGCCGAAGGCGACGTGAACGTGGCCCGCGCCGCGGTGCAACTCGCCGCCACCAACCTCCGGTACTGCACCATTCGCGCCCCGTTCGACGGCCGACTGGACAAGCGGTTCGTGGACGAAGAGAACCTCATCAAGGCCGACGATACCGCGCTCAGCACCATTGTCCGGCTCGACTATGTGTACGCGACGTTCGACGTGGACGAGCGGACCGTGTCGCGGGTGCGGAAGCTGATCGAACAGGGGGCGGTCAAATCGTCCCGCGAGCACCCCCGCATGGTGCAGATCGCGCTGGCCGACGACGACACCCACACGCTCTCCGGGCAGATCGTATTCTCGTCCAACCAGATCGACGCGGGCACCGGGACGCTCCGGATTCGCGCCGAGATCCTGAACCCGCGCATCCCTCGGGCGCCTTGGTACATGCTCTCGCCGGGACAGTTCGTCCGCGTGCGCATGCCCATCGGTGAGCCGCACGACGCAATCCTTGTTCCGGAAAAGGCTCTCGGGTCCGACCAGGGGCAGAAGTTCTTGTACATCGTCAATGAAAAGAACGAGGTCGTCCGGCGCAACGTCCGCGTGGGCCAACAGTACGGTCAACTGCGGGTGATCGAGGACGGCGCGGTCAAGACGAGTGATAAGGTCATTGTGGACGGGATGCTCCGCGTGCGCCCGGGAGCGGAAGTGAATCCGAAACCCGCCCAGCCGACGAAAACTGCTACTACCGACTCCCCGGGCTCACTCCCGCTCGCACCCGCGCCCCGCGTGAAGAGTCTTTCGGGTTCCCTCTAG
- a CDS encoding serine hydrolase produces the protein MRCFVAVFALCALGPPVFAQPSVPAAEPYRAAVAELEKLIKHEVDDKKLPALSIALVDDQKVVWAAGYGFQDREKKIPATAETVYRVGSVSKLFTDVAVMQLVEERKLDLDAPVAKYIPDFKPTYKDGEKQITLRMLMSHRSGLIREPPVGNYFDPTEPGVEKTVASLNGIGLIYPPESRIKYSNAAIGVVGYTLQKSQNEQFEKYVQRRVLEPLGMSASSFLPTPEVKKRLADAMMWTYQGREFPAPTFELGEAPAGCMYSTVLDLAKFQSCLFTGGKLGDKVFLKPETLAEMFRPQFSEKGTKNGFGLGFSLGEFEGKPRVGHGGAIYGFATTFVALPGEKIGAVVVASRDVSNAVTGRIADDALRQMLAAKSGKPLPKIDMSEPLTTDKAVALAGRYRAGERWADVFESGGRAFFEPDRGGARMQLRKFGNGLVADDTQVWGNKLGLADGKITNGKLTFEKEKPALTPPAEPPSKYKGLIGEYGWDHLPLYIYERDGKLHALIELTEIDPLTEESENVFAFPADRGMYHGEKLVFTRDATGRATKVTSASVVMERRKLDGENGETFKIKSVRPLADLRKEALAAKPPVERGEFLKPELIDLATIDGVKFDIRYATDNNFLSTPFYSSAKAYMQKPAADALARVHAKLKEQGYGLLVFDAYRPWYVTKMFWDAAPEKFHGFVADPSKGSRHNRGCAVDLTLYDLKTGKVVEMVSGYDEFSDRAFPDYMGGTSRQRWHRELLRSAMHAEGFTVYEEEWWHFDYKDWKKYPILNKTFEELK, from the coding sequence ATGCGCTGCTTCGTTGCCGTCTTCGCGCTCTGTGCGCTCGGTCCGCCCGTATTCGCGCAGCCGTCCGTTCCGGCCGCCGAGCCGTACCGCGCCGCGGTCGCGGAACTGGAAAAGCTCATCAAGCACGAGGTGGACGACAAAAAATTGCCTGCTCTCTCGATCGCGCTCGTGGACGATCAGAAGGTCGTATGGGCCGCGGGCTACGGGTTCCAGGACCGCGAGAAGAAGATCCCCGCGACGGCCGAAACCGTGTACCGCGTCGGGTCGGTGTCGAAGTTGTTTACTGATGTCGCGGTGATGCAATTGGTCGAGGAGAGGAAGCTCGATCTCGACGCACCGGTGGCGAAGTATATTCCCGACTTCAAGCCCACTTACAAGGATGGCGAGAAGCAGATTACGCTGCGGATGCTGATGTCGCACCGCTCGGGGCTGATCCGCGAACCACCGGTCGGCAACTACTTCGACCCGACCGAACCGGGAGTCGAAAAGACCGTTGCGAGCCTGAACGGGATCGGCCTGATCTACCCGCCCGAATCGCGCATCAAGTATTCCAACGCCGCTATCGGCGTGGTCGGGTACACGCTCCAGAAATCACAAAACGAGCAATTCGAGAAATACGTTCAGCGCCGCGTGCTCGAACCGCTCGGCATGAGCGCGAGCTCGTTCCTACCGACGCCCGAGGTGAAGAAGCGCCTCGCGGACGCGATGATGTGGACGTACCAGGGGCGCGAATTCCCCGCGCCGACATTTGAACTCGGTGAAGCGCCCGCGGGCTGCATGTATTCGACCGTGCTCGATCTCGCGAAGTTCCAGTCGTGCCTCTTCACCGGCGGGAAACTCGGCGACAAAGTGTTCCTCAAACCGGAAACGCTCGCGGAGATGTTCCGACCGCAGTTCTCGGAGAAGGGAACCAAGAACGGCTTCGGCCTCGGCTTCTCGCTCGGAGAATTTGAAGGCAAGCCGCGCGTCGGGCACGGCGGAGCGATCTACGGCTTCGCAACAACCTTTGTCGCACTCCCGGGAGAGAAAATCGGCGCGGTGGTGGTCGCGTCGCGTGACGTATCGAACGCGGTGACGGGGCGTATCGCGGACGACGCACTGCGCCAGATGCTCGCGGCGAAATCGGGCAAGCCGCTACCGAAGATCGACATGAGCGAACCACTCACAACGGACAAAGCCGTCGCGCTGGCCGGCCGTTACCGCGCGGGCGAGCGCTGGGCGGACGTGTTCGAGTCCGGCGGGCGCGCGTTCTTCGAGCCGGATCGCGGCGGCGCGCGGATGCAGCTCCGGAAGTTCGGGAACGGGCTGGTTGCGGACGATACTCAGGTGTGGGGCAACAAACTCGGTCTTGCCGACGGCAAAATCACGAACGGGAAGCTCACGTTCGAGAAGGAGAAGCCGGCACTCACTCCCCCCGCGGAACCGCCGAGCAAGTATAAGGGGCTAATCGGCGAGTACGGCTGGGACCACCTCCCGCTGTACATTTACGAGCGCGACGGGAAACTCCACGCTCTGATCGAGCTGACCGAAATCGATCCGCTCACTGAAGAATCGGAGAACGTGTTCGCGTTCCCCGCGGACCGCGGGATGTATCACGGCGAGAAACTCGTTTTCACACGCGACGCGACCGGGCGTGCCACCAAGGTGACGTCCGCGAGCGTCGTCATGGAGCGCCGAAAGCTCGACGGCGAGAACGGCGAAACGTTCAAGATCAAGTCCGTGCGCCCACTCGCGGATCTGCGCAAAGAGGCGCTCGCGGCCAAGCCGCCCGTCGAACGAGGCGAGTTCCTGAAACCGGAACTGATCGACCTCGCGACCATCGACGGGGTGAAGTTCGACATCCGCTACGCGACTGACAACAACTTCCTCAGCACGCCGTTCTACTCGTCCGCGAAAGCGTACATGCAGAAGCCCGCGGCCGACGCGCTGGCCCGCGTGCATGCGAAACTGAAGGAACAGGGGTACGGGCTACTCGTCTTCGATGCGTACCGCCCCTGGTACGTCACCAAGATGTTCTGGGACGCGGCCCCGGAGAAGTTCCACGGCTTCGTGGCGGACCCGTCGAAGGGGTCGCGGCACAATCGGGGTTGCGCGGTGGATCTCACGCTGTACGACTTGAAGACCGGTAAGGTCGTCGAGATGGTGAGCGGCTACGACGAGTTCTCGGACCGCGCGTTCCCGGACTACATGGGTGGCACGTCCCGGCAGCGCTGGCACCGCGAGCTACTCCGCTCCGCAATGCACGCAGAAGGGTTCACGGTGTACGAAGAGGAGTGGTGGCACTTCGACTACAAGGACTGGAAGAAGTACCCCATCCTGAACAAGACGTTCGAGGAACTGAAATAG
- a CDS encoding PSD1 and planctomycete cytochrome C domain-containing protein produces the protein MRSFITLACALLLVPLFQPTEGLGEQPQTPADPPVDFARDVRPILSSQCFACHGPDEKVRKAKLRLDVREDAIKSGALVPGKPDASEVFTRICTTDPEQRMPPAKSKKPPLTEAQIKTLRKWIADGAKYSEHWSFVLVNRPDVPKIKAQSANPIDAFIRTRLEKEGVAPAKEADRVTLIRRLSFDLTGLPPKPEDVRAFVNDKDPKAYENLVEKLFASPHYGERMAVWWLDLVRFADSAGYHSDNPINVSPYRDYVIRSFNTNKRFDQFTIEQLAGDLLPNATMEQKVASAYNRLLQTTEEGGAQAKEYEAKYAADRVRNFGQVWLGGTLMCAECHNHKFDPYTQADFYAMAAFFADIQEPAIGNRGPGVPVPSSPEQEAELKRLTSAVPAVQAKLDAAAKKFAGGAKAFEDVEKWSSPKPDKKGATVTVPNDVKAILTKAADKRTAAENGRLVTFARDNAPDLKSERDAFAAATKARADFENALPHVLISISGSPRTVRVLPRGNWLDETGPVVKPSTPGFLPPLPPLAGGTGRYTRLDLAKWTVSAENPLVARATVNRLWRLFFGYGIARSLEETGIQGEQPTHPELLDWLASEFSNPSPTPPPGGEGLKSIEGSAPPSFLGKGAGGIGSSPWDVKHLVRLMVTSATYRQSSVETPAVRERDPVNKLFARQTRQRLDAEFIRDTALSVSGLLNSQIGGPSVKPYQPAGYWAALNFPVREWQKDAGDKVYRRGMYTHWQRTFPHPAMVAFDAPSREECTCDRAKSNIPQQALVLLNDPEFVEAAKAFAAKTLKDGGATDDAKIAWAFERATGRAAKPEETQVLLSVLNKHRKQFADKPDDAKKLLAIGDMPAPKDTKPEELSAWVSVCRVILNLHETITRQ, from the coding sequence ATGCGATCTTTCATCACCCTCGCATGCGCCCTTTTGCTCGTGCCCCTCTTCCAACCCACCGAAGGATTGGGCGAGCAGCCACAAACGCCGGCCGATCCCCCGGTCGATTTCGCACGTGACGTGCGCCCCATTCTGTCGAGCCAGTGCTTCGCGTGCCACGGGCCGGACGAAAAGGTCCGCAAAGCGAAGTTGCGACTGGACGTGCGCGAGGACGCGATTAAATCAGGCGCCCTCGTTCCGGGGAAGCCGGACGCGAGCGAAGTGTTCACCCGCATCTGCACGACCGATCCCGAACAGCGAATGCCGCCCGCGAAGTCCAAGAAGCCGCCGCTCACCGAAGCACAAATCAAAACGCTGCGGAAGTGGATCGCGGACGGGGCGAAGTATTCCGAGCACTGGTCGTTCGTGCTGGTGAACCGACCGGACGTTCCGAAAATCAAAGCCCAATCCGCGAACCCGATCGATGCGTTCATCCGCACGCGACTGGAAAAAGAGGGCGTTGCACCCGCGAAGGAAGCGGACCGCGTTACGCTGATCCGCCGACTGTCGTTCGACCTCACCGGGCTGCCGCCGAAGCCGGAAGACGTGCGGGCGTTCGTGAACGACAAAGACCCGAAGGCTTACGAGAACCTCGTCGAGAAACTGTTCGCGTCGCCGCACTACGGCGAGCGCATGGCGGTGTGGTGGTTGGACCTCGTGCGGTTCGCGGACTCCGCGGGCTATCACAGCGACAACCCCATTAACGTGTCGCCGTACCGCGACTACGTCATCCGGAGCTTCAACACGAACAAGCGGTTCGACCAGTTCACCATCGAACAACTCGCGGGGGATCTGTTGCCCAACGCGACAATGGAGCAGAAGGTCGCGAGTGCCTACAACCGCCTGTTGCAAACGACCGAAGAGGGCGGGGCGCAGGCGAAGGAGTACGAGGCGAAGTACGCAGCCGACCGCGTGCGGAACTTCGGGCAGGTGTGGCTCGGTGGCACGCTCATGTGTGCGGAGTGCCACAATCACAAGTTCGACCCGTACACCCAGGCCGATTTCTACGCGATGGCCGCGTTCTTCGCCGACATTCAGGAACCCGCGATCGGTAACCGCGGTCCCGGTGTGCCCGTACCGTCCTCGCCCGAACAGGAAGCCGAACTCAAGCGCCTGACCAGTGCCGTCCCCGCAGTTCAGGCGAAACTCGATGCCGCCGCGAAGAAATTTGCTGGGGGTGCGAAGGCGTTCGAGGACGTGGAGAAGTGGTCCAGCCCGAAGCCCGACAAAAAGGGCGCGACGGTTACAGTTCCCAACGATGTGAAGGCAATTCTCACGAAGGCCGCCGATAAGCGAACTGCGGCAGAGAACGGGCGCCTCGTGACCTTTGCACGCGACAATGCGCCCGATCTTAAATCTGAGCGCGACGCCTTCGCTGCCGCGACAAAGGCACGAGCGGATTTCGAGAACGCCCTGCCGCACGTGCTCATCTCCATCAGCGGTTCGCCGCGCACGGTGCGCGTCTTACCTCGCGGCAACTGGCTCGATGAAACCGGCCCGGTCGTGAAACCGAGTACTCCCGGGTTCTTGCCGCCGCTTCCGCCACTCGCAGGCGGAACGGGGCGTTACACCCGGCTCGATCTCGCGAAGTGGACTGTCTCTGCCGAGAACCCGCTCGTCGCACGCGCCACGGTCAACCGGCTCTGGCGCCTCTTCTTCGGCTACGGCATCGCCCGCTCGCTCGAAGAAACGGGCATTCAGGGCGAGCAGCCGACGCACCCTGAACTGCTCGACTGGCTCGCGAGCGAGTTCTCAAACCCCTCCCCAACCCCTCCCCCAGGGGGAGAGGGGCTAAAAAGCATCGAGGGTTCTGCTCCCCCTTCCTTCCTAGGGAAGGGGGCCGGGGGGATAGGTTCTTCGCCGTGGGACGTGAAGCACCTCGTTCGGCTGATGGTCACATCGGCGACGTACCGGCAATCGTCGGTGGAAACGCCCGCAGTCCGCGAGCGCGACCCGGTGAACAAGCTGTTCGCGCGCCAAACGCGCCAGCGCCTCGACGCCGAGTTCATCCGCGATACCGCACTGTCCGTGAGCGGGCTGCTGAACTCACAAATCGGCGGTCCGAGTGTGAAGCCCTACCAGCCGGCCGGGTACTGGGCCGCGCTCAACTTCCCGGTGCGCGAGTGGCAGAAGGATGCGGGGGACAAGGTGTACCGGCGCGGGATGTACACGCACTGGCAGCGCACGTTCCCGCACCCGGCGATGGTCGCGTTCGATGCGCCGAGTCGCGAGGAGTGTACCTGCGACCGGGCAAAGTCGAACATCCCGCAGCAGGCGCTCGTGCTGCTCAACGACCCGGAGTTCGTGGAAGCGGCCAAGGCGTTCGCGGCCAAAACACTGAAGGACGGCGGCGCGACCGACGACGCGAAAATAGCGTGGGCGTTCGAGCGGGCCACCGGTCGCGCCGCCAAGCCCGAGGAGACTCAGGTACTGCTGAGTGTGCTGAACAAGCACCGCAAGCAGTTCGCAGACAAGCCGGACGACGCGAAGAAGCTCCTCGCGATCGGCGACATGCCGGCGCCCAAAGATACGAAGCCCGAGGAGCTTTCCGCGTGGGTGAGCGTGTGCCGCGTGATCCTGAACCTGCACGAGACGATCACGAGGCAGTGA
- a CDS encoding DUF1501 domain-containing protein translates to MNANFLSRVRFLQRRAFLGDACRGVGTAALASLLAGRNVRGAEPQVPRGVIAKPHVTPKAKRVIFMVMAGGASHLELFDHKPELAKRNGQLMPESVTKGQPIAQLQGAKLTCFGPQWGFKKHGKSGQEMNELFKFLPDVADDLCIVRSCKTEAINHDPAHTFMNTGSSVSGRPSMGSWLTYGIGSESADLPGFVVLTSNGRGGQNQPIASRQWSAGFLPGKFQGVQLRGKGDPVLYLTNPPGVDVGQQKDVIDAVAKLNQMQNAAVDDPEIATRIGQYELAFKMQASVPDLMDMRDEPAKVMESYGTKGSDGSFAANCLLARRMAQKGVRFIQLYHRDWDHHGGIKDGIKLKIEEIDQPLAALVRDLKRLGMFEETLIVLTGEFGRTPMSQGGNGRDHHMKGFSVLLAGGGIKGGVSYGATDEFGYNAEENVFPVHDLHATMLHLLGIDHERLTYKFQGRDYRLTDVHGRVVKDILA, encoded by the coding sequence ATGAACGCGAACTTCCTTTCCCGCGTCCGGTTCCTCCAGCGCCGCGCGTTCCTCGGTGACGCCTGCCGCGGGGTGGGCACTGCAGCGCTGGCGTCGCTGCTCGCCGGACGGAACGTGCGCGGAGCGGAACCGCAGGTGCCGCGTGGGGTGATCGCGAAGCCGCACGTGACGCCGAAGGCCAAGCGCGTCATTTTCATGGTGATGGCTGGCGGCGCGAGCCACCTGGAACTGTTCGATCACAAGCCCGAACTCGCGAAGCGGAACGGCCAACTGATGCCCGAGAGCGTCACGAAGGGCCAGCCGATCGCGCAGCTTCAGGGCGCGAAGTTGACCTGTTTCGGCCCCCAGTGGGGGTTCAAGAAGCACGGCAAGAGCGGCCAGGAGATGAACGAACTGTTCAAGTTCCTGCCCGACGTCGCGGACGATTTGTGCATCGTCCGGTCGTGCAAAACGGAGGCGATCAACCACGACCCGGCCCACACGTTCATGAACACCGGGTCGAGCGTGTCCGGCCGGCCGAGTATGGGGAGCTGGCTCACCTACGGCATCGGGAGTGAGTCCGCGGACCTGCCCGGGTTCGTGGTGCTCACCTCGAACGGGCGGGGCGGGCAGAACCAGCCGATCGCGTCGCGCCAGTGGTCGGCCGGGTTCCTGCCGGGCAAGTTCCAGGGCGTGCAACTCCGCGGGAAGGGCGATCCGGTGCTGTACCTCACGAACCCGCCCGGCGTGGACGTGGGGCAGCAAAAAGACGTCATCGACGCCGTCGCGAAGCTCAACCAGATGCAGAACGCTGCCGTGGACGACCCGGAAATCGCTACGCGCATCGGGCAGTACGAACTCGCGTTCAAGATGCAGGCGAGTGTACCCGACCTGATGGACATGCGGGACGAACCCGCGAAGGTGATGGAGTCTTACGGCACGAAGGGGAGCGACGGCTCGTTCGCGGCCAACTGCCTGCTCGCCCGGCGCATGGCCCAGAAGGGCGTGCGGTTCATCCAGCTCTACCACCGCGACTGGGACCACCACGGCGGCATCAAGGACGGCATCAAACTGAAGATCGAGGAGATCGATCAGCCGCTCGCCGCGCTGGTCCGCGACCTGAAGCGGCTCGGAATGTTCGAGGAGACGCTGATCGTACTCACCGGCGAGTTCGGCCGCACGCCGATGTCCCAGGGCGGCAACGGGCGCGACCACCACATGAAGGGCTTCAGCGTGCTGCTCGCGGGCGGCGGGATTAAGGGTGGAGTCTCGTATGGGGCCACCGACGAGTTCGGGTACAACGCCGAAGAGAACGTGTTCCCGGTCCACGACCTGCACGCGACCATGCTCCACCTGCTCGGCATCGATCACGAGCGCCTGACCTACAAGTTCCAGGGCCGCGACTACCGCCTCACCGACGTCCACGGCCGCGTGGTGAAGGACATCTTGGCGTAG